GTTATCGGAGGCTCGCAGTAGcagtattgttttaaaaaattaaatcatttctGAATGAGCCTTCCTTGCAtaagacaccgattccaaaacaACTCAGCACTTTTCTCTAGGTACTGCTAACTGCCAAGCACATAATTTTTGTGACATATATTCCCCACAGTGACATGGCCATTTAGGCCCTATATTACAGAGttgatattataacaaataaaatcacGCAATAGAAAATACAAATGGAATGCTATGCAGCTGCCGCGAGTGGCTCAGTCACAATTACCTACTTTCTGAGAAATGACGTCTCGAAAATATTCAAGGATATTGATGGAAGGACTTTAAGCTTTTATGCTCAAAGTCACTTTAAAGACTTTGATTTACCGAATAATAGATGAATCACTgtatgcacttggtatcttctgtaattttatataatgcttTCGATTGTGTTCAACTTTCAATTTTAGCCAGGAAGCTATGTTATTATCGAACTGCACTCGATCTtttgatttcatatttaaaaaattgaattcAGAATGTCGATGTGAAAGTGatgagatctcctgggactcctctcagtatgggagTACCACAAGGATCTATTCTTGGACAGTTCCTATTTCTTTTTACATAAGACTTTTACCATACCTTGTTAAAACGAATCACaaagtagtattgtttgcggatgacacttcactcatattcaaagaGGAAAGAAGCCAagatttatatgacgaagtaaacattGCTTTATCTGACATCCATCGATTGTAATAAGAGTTAATTTTGAACTGGGTGACATGGGTTCCCATGTTGAGTAATTTTATTGGCACTTTCCACCTGCTTTACTATTATGTGGATCAAATACAATGGTACAATACACTGCAAATACAATGGTGAATAAACTAATGTAAAAGTCTGcagaaaaaacaaataaaatcaaaaccccTCCGAGAACATAAAAAAGCTATTTCAGGTTATATGGAGGGTTCATTAGATTCTTTTTATTTGCCATAAAAAGGGATCTAAGGCTTAAAAGATTTCgtttctttatttattcaaattttagaACCAACCAATCGTTGATCATAAAAGTTAATGATAGAATGGTATTATCTTTGCAAATGGAGtataaacgagcgtacaggtcacctggtgctaagtgatcaccgccgcccacattttcttgcaacaccagaggaattacagcaACGGTGCTGGCCCTTAAAGACGGtatacgagctttttttgaaggtacccatgtgaaacaccgcacaagaaagctcattccacgtcTTTGCTGTACTTGGAAGAAAACCAGAAAATTGCAccgtggaggaacgccacatctaGATGATGTGgacgatatcctaatttgtggcatgtcgttcgaaggtggaattcaagCTGCGAAGTTATAacttatcaaataatttaataatattagcaaacctttttataatttaattcttaATCAGTAAAAAAGTAGCTGTAATACATATATAGCAATATCGAAAAATACTCTCAACCGGCAATGCATTACTAATGGTGAAGTCGGCAATATGGTGATCATTTATTTTCGACCCAAAATttccaaattaatatttaaaagatacataatataatattgttaattgatagtttttttcaagtttttattttgcaaagtattattagataaattcagacatattatatgtattttcaacTCATGAGATACTCTAGTTTTTACCATTGGAAAGCTTCTCTGCTGgtcgtgacgcagtaatgtgtataatTGTTTCGttttgaagggcgtcgtagcatATGAAATTATTGGGTTAATGAGACTTTAACCTCTTAGGCTCGTATGTCTGAAAGTCATCTCACTGTCTCATCAATCCTTCTCATTAAAATTGATTGATTATTTTAAACGTTACAATAAAACATGTTGTTGAAAGCTAAAGTTTATGGAGTTGTAATTGCTAATAAGGAAGCACAGACCGGACAGAATAAAACTTTCTTCCGTACGTTTATGATTGAATAATTCTGAAACAACTTTGTCGTTGCAAGAGCGAAGTGGCGTGAGTTACAAACTCCAGCGTACTTATTGACCCCATTTTTGCCGGTGAAGTCTAACGTCGCACTTTACGCCATAAGCTCTGAtgcgattattgttattataataaatatccttatatattactagctgacccagcaaacgtcgttttgccatataaattatttttagagttaggccgtttcttggacattgcaacattactttatctttctaaaataaaagaatttttctgaaataaacgtagcctaagttactccttattacatcagctaacTGCCAATCAAGCCAAGTCGCGTCAAACTCGGTGCAGCCATTtcggagattagccggaacaaacagacagacagagacaaatattgtaaataatgttaatttggtGTATGTAAcgtacatatattcatatacatgtagtaaaaaacggttatttcaatattacaatcagacactccaattttatttatatgtatagataatacgGATATTTGCTGTGTTGCGTTCATACAAAATGGAAtggttgtttaaaaaaaatacaaaattatataaaaaaaaatatattgaccGCAATTCAGAGTCAATTCCGTGACCTAGAtgcataaagtgattttgaatttgaatttggaaatgaaaacaaatattaaggGTGCCGTACCATCGTACAATATATAATACTGCATAAACTTTGCATGTTGCATGCAATCCAGCGTCGATAACTCGGCCTAAAATCGCCTGCGCCTGGAGAAGTCTACAATATAACATTCAATAATGGGGGAAAGTGGTCTCCTCACTAAAAGAGCCCCCCTTAGTCGACATTCCTTAAGCGGGTTGCAGACCGAAAACTATGCTATACCAAGGCTAAACTAAGCAAGCTAGTCTAAGCTAAGCTAGAAATAAATGGCGAGCACACCAAGAGCTAATGCAAAGCTCAGTCAGTGTTGCGAAGTTCAATTAGACGGATGTCATTCGCTATGAATATAACCGATGATGAATACGTTTCACTTTCAATAAATTGCTCCATATTCACTACAAAACAACTGTGCGTACGACAAAGGACACTGGGTAGTGGGTAGCACTAGCGAAGGATGTGCTGTTAAGCCCTCGTGTAGCTGCACATCGGCATACACAACGCTTGTTTGCGGTCTGCACACATGTATAGAAAACTGTGTCAGCTTTGCGAGCTAAGCTAAACTAACTTAGCTTAGCTCTTGGTCCTTAGCAGGGGTGCTTAGCAGAAACCTCCACGTGTGGGCGGTGGTGTCGATCCACGATGAAACCTCTCTTAGGCGTTCTGAATAGAGTGACACCTACCTCTCCGGTGCACCCTGGAAACATTGCGCCTGTGACTGATTTGTTATTGCGCTCGATTTTCACTAATTGCTGCGTAATGGCAGTCCTTTGCTGGCCAGTGGCTAATATCTGCTCCACTCTTCCGGCGGTTAGTGGGTGCCAACCGGAAGATTTTACAGCATCCACCTGCGTCTTTGGCCTGCGCAGTTGATCGCCGTACGCGGGGATGACGGAGTCCTGGGAGGTTGAGCGGGACAGGGGTCGGGGATTAGTTACCCCTGTAACGTAATACGCTTCCTTCGGTCCTGATTTCAAGCTAAACGGTAGCCCCGTGAGTAGCCGCCACGAGGGTAATGGTCAAGTGTCCCCGCCTTGGCAGGGCCACAGGCGAGGTTCGGCTGGTCCCCGCAAGGGGAGGTGCTCAGCCATGCTGACGGGGTAAGAATGGGTGGAGGAACTGATGGATAGGATCGAATCCATCAGCCGCTCATCTCGAGCTCCCGATGTCGCGCAAGAGACCAACCAGCTGGACCTATATTCCCCTTGCAGCCCTGATGGTTAAGTTAACCATCCCCAGTTGCGGGCTCGGTGGAGGGTGGGGAGCAAGGGGAACGAAGTTTTTACCCGGTAAACTATGGACAACCCATGATCCAAAAAAAccccaaaacaaaataattcccCGGCGGAGAAATCCACCGGGACCACACAGACCTCTGGAGCGTGTTCAGCACCTGCTGGCACCCAGAAATTACAGACCAAGGAGCCTAATAGGGAACCGTCTATGGGCACAGACGCCGCATCAGCAGTGTCTGCCCAATCAGTCAGCAGACTGGAGGCAGGTTGGACCCTCGTATCTTACAAGGgccgaaaccaaaacaaaccccGAATAGGGGAAAGTCACTCGGCACATGACAACACAGATCGCCATCGACCCAACAGGAGGCAAAGGCGCATAGCAGCTCGCCTTCGCAAGGCCAACGCTCAGAAAGCTAGCGCCTCAATGCCCTCCTCTGAACCCGAACCGCAACCCAGCACCTCACGAGGTTCGGATATGCCGGTCAGGCAAGCCCGGTATGATCCTAGGAAGGCCCCAGACAACCGAAGGCCTCCTTCCAACAAAGCAGGCGGAGTAGCCCAACCCTCGACATCCACCAAACGCACTCGCTTGGACGACCCCAACTCTCCGAGGGGTGACCACAAGAGGGCCAAATTGCTAAATCGGCCCAAACCGACATCATACGCCAACGCTGCGAAAACCGACCCTGTTGTGGCCATAACATCTACCACTACAGGGCATATTGACGCGAATATGGCACAGCTTATACAAAGCAAGCTTGAAGATAAGCTCATGACAGCCATGATGGCCGCTATGAATGAAGACAGAGAAGGGCCTGCGTTTCTGGGCAAACCCGTCTATGATGGGGGCATCCTAAAACTGTGGTGCTCTAATCTTAAAACATTGGAGTGGCTGAAAATAGCTGTCCCGCAAATCCAACTCCCTAACGGTGACACCCTGGCAGTAAAAAACATCTGGGAAATTCCCAACCGCGTCAGGTGTGGCATTCTATTACCAGGTGAATGAAAGGACACCAAAGCAATCGGCGGGATGCTACGGTTCCAGAACTCTTGGGCCAAAGTAGACAGCTGGTTGTTACACGCCCTTTATCACCACAACGACCACAGCTTCATCGTGGTAAGCATCCCGGAGGACCAAATCCCCAAAATCGTGGAGCATGAGCGCCGGCTATCATTCATGCTGGGCTCAGTATATCTGAAGTTCCAGGGGCCAGGAGGTAAATACACCGAGACCCCCCCCTCTAAGGATACAAACGGTGAGGCATCGACAACAACTGGGAATAATATAGACGACAGTGATGCACTGCCGGAACCCATGGACGCTCAAGCAATTGACCCAGCAGACGGCAACTGCGCCACTAGCTCTCCCTCGGAGGAAGTGCTCGACAGCCTAAAGGAGCTCGAAGAGCTTCTGGCGACGGGCACCAAAGGCGATGCCGACTGCACCAAGGGCATTGAAGAGCTCTGCATCGGGGATGGCGAGGAGGGTGTGCTATCCATAGATGGCATCCCCTTCTAAGTGCAGCACCATCCAAATAAACCTCCACCATAGCAAAACCGCAACGGCccaacttcggaaatggttggaggttaaccctacagctctcgccctaatccaggagccgtgggtTAGGCGGGGCCGGATATGCCATCTCTCCAATATCGGAGgtaagcttatacattactcaGGACCAGAACACCCTAGAGCCTGTATCTACATTTCTAATAATCTACATGTGCAACCCCTAACAGATTTTTGTTACAGAGACTTatgcgcaataaaaatactggacAGACACATCCTTCCAACTCACCAGAGAGCGATAGTGGTCGCCTCCGTCTATATGCCTGACGGGGAAGACCCACCGCCGGAAGAACTTGTCAAACTGGTGAACTACTGCGAGACAACCAAGAGCGAGCTTATTGTGGCTGCAGACTGCAATGCACATCACCCGCTCTGGGGCATGCAAACAACCAACAAAAGGGGTAAGCAACTCACTGAATACCTTTTTTCTACTAACCTTAATATCTTGAATGTAGGTTCAGAACCCATCTTTGTAAATAGAAGGAGCAAAACAATTATAGACATCACCTTAGCAACAGAGGGAGTGTCTGATTATATATCCAATTGGCATGTGTCGAAAGAAGCATCCTGCTCAGACCACAAATGGATACTTTTTAACATGGAGGTAAACATCACTACACCGCCTCCCAAGAGGAAACCCCGCAGAACGAATCTTACTCAGTACAAGTCGCTGAtggaatcgcgtctaaaggacgaTACACTCCCAGCCAGGATAATCGGAGTAGACAACATCGAAAaccaaatagaaaaaatatatgaattcatgactgccagttatcatgctacatgtcccctcaccagccctcaatcagacagaccaagaccccagacctggtggggacctgaattagaaaggctcaggaaaaaagtgaggagacatctgaaccgcgcaatgaacacaggcgatcaatacgactgggacatctacaaagagtgtaagtctgaatacaagaaacgcatcagatacagaagatcagaaggctggcgtaaattttgcagcagcatccaatgccataaccaggccaacagggcaaggaaattaatctctaaccaacccaggcaaatcctcggatccctgctgaaacctgacggtacatttaccaactcaccagaggaaacagagcgagtcctgacggaaactcactttccaggatgcaaaataatgcagcatatcgagtgggtaaatgaaaacataaccgctgaggaagctgactggcaacaagcacacaagttggtgacaaccgataaaataaaGTGGGCTATAAATTCCTTTCACCCCTTTAAGTCAGCAGGACCTGATGGGATCTTTCCCGCCTTGTTGCAATGGGGAGGAGAAGGTCTCCACAACCGGCTGATCAACATTTTCAGGGCGTGTCTAGCGCATAGATACATCCCTAGGATATGGAGGGAAGTTAAAGTGATCTTCATACCTAAACCAGGTAAAAGTGACTATTCTAACGCTAAATCTTACAGACCCATAAGCCTTACCTCTTTTACCCTGAACACCCTAGAAAGGTTGTGTGAAAGAGAACTGAGGGAGAATTACCTTAAGAACATACCCCTACACCCCAACCAACACGCATACAGTCAGGGTAAAAGCACCGAATCTGCACTCCACGCTGTAGTGAACGTTATAGAGGGCGCACTTTCGGAAAAAACCTTTTGTCTAGGAACTTTCGTGGACATTGAAGGAGCCttcgataagacaaaatttacaaaaataaaagaagcattacaccgccatggagtatgtacaactctgtcatcatggattgaaaacatgctcaaacacagagtgattttactaaatgaaagtgagacacagaaagcatttgtagctaaaggctgcccccaaggaggagttatctcacctcttttatggaacttggtagtaaatgatctaattaccactctaaacgaaaatcactactttacggtaggctacgcagacgacctaactatattaataagcggaaagtttgccagtactatatgtgaagtaacaaatgcagcattgaaaatcgtggaaagatggtgcatagataacgacctatcagtcaacccacataaaacggaattggtaatgttcacaaacaaaagagttctgggtaactataaactgccaaaactgtttaacaccgaactccaactaaacagcgaagtgaaatacttaggagttatacttgactgcaagttaaactgggcggcccacttggaaacaaaaataaatacagctaccgtaaccttctggcaatgccgtagaatgttgggaaagacatggggacttgccccgaacatcgtactatggctctacacagctgtgatacgacctatgatatgttacggcgcagttgtatggtggccacgcaccaagctgatcactacttgtaataaactgcaacgattccaaagactagcgtgtatggctatcacaggatgtaTGCGAACTACACCTACCGCGCCTGTAGAAGCTATGCTGAATCTTCCGGCACTACACctctatataaaacaagaggcggcctgcgccgcagtaaggttgaagacattaaatctttggaaaaccactcaatccccacacccagaggttctaaatgaggtgattgaaaaggagcctctgctgttggcagtaagtgatagatctccaaaggaatacatattcgataagagatacaaaatacagctgtatgaagaactgaaagaggacctcagtacaaaaaacctcaggattttcacagatggctcaaagacaaggtcgggcacgggatacggagtgttctcggatgacctaaatataagaatagctgcatcactaggagctcataacactgtcttccaagcagaatgtatgggtatcatagaagcagtcactgctactttgactcgaaaggtaaaagactactccatccgcatcctttcagatagcaaatcagtactacaagccctacaaagccacactatcacctctaagctaatatacaactgtcaccaatgtctgagggagttatgcgaaaataacaaccaagtaactcttcaatggataaagggacacagtaactcacgagggaatgatgccgctgatgaattggccaggagaggctcagcgatgacagcaaaaggaccagaaccaactatccctctcccgcctagctggcctacgaaggtaatacgccaacacaccaaggaattacataataagtactggatgaatgtaagtgggtgtagacaagcaaaagaagctctacctcaaatagaccccaagctctctcgcaagctagtaaaacttccacgacctaggttacgaaaaataactcatgtactaacgggtcacggcccttttaacaagcatctgttcaatataggtgtcaccgacagcccactgtgcagagcctgcacggaggcggacgaaacggccgcacacgtcattttggagtgtaggagtgtggcctcataccgggccaaacacctggggtcaccgaggactctccccgaggtcatgggtgacatcagaggtttgatacattaccttgaggaactagggtggcaggattagccgccctcctcaccacgcaaaataggcgcgctgtagtcgtcgagttgcggataatagcccgtgataacctataacctatatagCTCTTGGTCTACATCCCGCATTAGTCGTGACGCTTCAGTCTCATTGAATATCTTGAAAATACGTGTTCCGGGGGCGTAATTTCTAATGTTTATTCTGTAAGTAGGCCACTTAAATAGCACtttacattataaaattaacgtaatgacttaattaattttaaaaataaatttttatacttcgttatttatatttattaaacagcTTATTTTATGTTACCTGAAGTTGAACAGCAATGAACCCAAGGCTGTTTGTCATccaaataaacgttttttacagagaattttcttaatgatattatgattttacaTATTGCAGATCCTGGATATTACTAGAAAATTGGTGCAATGTTGTGTAATCATTTCAAAATGATCGGTAAAGTCTAACCTATCTGTCACTCttaacagcctagcgaaactctctaataatatttcatccgattttcaattatttgttatttaataaaaattagggtcaaagaggatgtaaatagtaCGTAATTAGAGATGGGactacctaagtaaaaattgaaatttagtttagtacatTTGAcacaagtttgaaatagtagtaattatagtaacgcgattggccacgatgtataatccggctaagtttgaaagcgaacagttacctagtgaatttcggctatctccgtttcttacaagattatatccgtcatctgtcaatctatcattgactgcacgtttcatacaatcgagtgaatcccttttttcttagagagtttcgctaggctggccgatatttcgatccaattgcatgaatagtggtcgcggcggaactgcgtTAAATTCCAAATTATTgatattgaattataaaatgGTAATATTTATCAGTGAAATGTGAATAAACATGCAAGAAAACATGCAAtacgaaataaataattcaagaaaacTTGAAGCTGGTGGATACACGGAATGTGCGAGACAAAAactctaaaaaataaattaaaaataaaccatATTAAGCTTTACTTTCCTATTGGGGTGCCAATTGGTATTATGTCAAATAAAAACGCTACTTCTCTTCAATTACAACCGTAACGATGAAAGCAATCTGTTTCGAAGTTCGTCCCGAAACTTGCCAGTTTTTATTCCAGagttttttgaaataattttccGAGAGTTTCGCCAAGCAATATTGTAATTAACGTACTAATTAGGTCAAAATGTTCGTCacgatttaattaaaattatagagGTTTACttgcttcttttatttttttaaaagttcaatGCCCTCAAATGAAAAAACCGGACAAGTGCGAGTCGGGACCTGCCTACCGAGGTTCCGTACAAATTTGTAGGTGATAGCAGGCCTATCTCACGTCTCACTTCCCGTGTAGgcatcgaaatcgtaagtacgcaCGATGGCCTCTACACAGTAGACCATctagtagggactcacgagcaaGCAGTGACGGACGCACGAGCTGTGTTGTCACCTACTTTACCAATCcgaatgatattttaaaaatggggaaacattgcgatccaaatttaaaatttttatgcgTCCAGGAGGCTGAAACAATcttatttaaagtaattattcatgatagctacctatttatttcctatatactaaaaactgagctatttccaaaaaataaaataaatacttgctaggtacagttttaggttaagaagtcaaccctaacgTCGTCACAAGAgataagagtcacgcgatagaaagagaggcaacttctaggtgaata
Above is a window of Leptidea sinapis chromosome 40, ilLepSina1.1, whole genome shotgun sequence DNA encoding:
- the LOC126976369 gene encoding uncharacterized protein LOC126976369 translates to MLGKTWGLAPNIVLWLYTAVIRPMICYGAVVWWPRTKLITTCNKLQRFQRLACMAITGCMRTTPTAPVEAMLNLPALHLYIKQEAACAAVRLKTLNLWKTTQSPHPEVLNEVIEKEPLLLAVSDRSPKEYIFDKRYKIQLYEELKEDLSTKNLRIFTDGSKTRSGTGYGVFSDDLNIRIAASLGAHNTVFQAECMGIIEAVTATLTRKVKDYSIRILSDSKSVLQALQSHTITSKLIYNCHQCLRELCENNNQVTLQWIKGHSNSRGNDAADELARRGSAMTAKGPEPTIPLPPSWPTKVSPTAHCAEPARRRTKRPHTSFWSVGVWPHTGPNTWGHRGLSPRSWVTSEV